In Apteryx mantelli isolate bAptMan1 chromosome 16, bAptMan1.hap1, whole genome shotgun sequence, a single genomic region encodes these proteins:
- the MEIOB gene encoding meiosis-specific with OB domain-containing protein, which produces MAYFSSTRDFVALSDLHPNLAHPNVIGVVIGKTDVRGFPDRKNIGSERYTFSFTIRDSPTYFINVNSWGREEYIRSLSESFRVGDCVTIENPLVQTKEAEREEKFNPVTPSCYKLLISENHSVVKTCSSYETDTKLLSVLHLPVKDPQDYYSLGDITANGQSLNGRILNVLAAVMSVGEPKYFITPDKRKGQRCEVKLYDETEMSFPIVCWDNESIQLAQSWIPRETVIFASDVRINFDKFRNCMTATVISKTIITTNPDTAEANILFSFLKESAQSGALHDKMEEQSKESTNLETIVDVYTVEQLKVKALQNDGKLDPVYGIIYGYISTLDIDNDASKVIRNRCSICRCVVNEMSNTCTFCGDISSDSKSTFTSFDILVDLSDHTGTLSSCYLSDCVAEETLGCTVHEFLTLTEDKKTALKWHLLLERSKIYFKLTLSPSWRTGLKVNVLSCKLADPTEASQSLLQKGKRLHYMAC; this is translated from the exons ATGGCTTATTTCAGTTCAACACGGGACTTTGTTGCACTTTCAGATCTGCATCCAAATCTTGCTCATCCT aatgtAATTGGTGTGGTTATTGGGAAAACAGATGTCAGAGGCTTTCCAGACAGAAAAA ACATTGGATCTGAAAGATACACCTTCAGCTTTACTATTCGTGATTCACCAACTTACTTTATAAATGTAAATTCTTGGGGCAGAGAAGAATATATTAGATCACTTTCAGAAAGCTTTAGAGTTGGTGACTGTG ttACAATTGAAAATCCTTTAGTTCAGACAAAGgaagcagaaagggaagaaaagttcAACCCTGTAACTCCTAG TTGCTACAAATTATTGATCAGTGAAAATCACTCTGTGGTCAAAACTTGTTCCTCTTATGAAACGGACACCAAACTACTTTCTGTGTTGCATCTACCTGTCAAGGACCCTCAGGATTATTATTCACTGGGTGACATCACTGCAAATGGACAAAGCCTCAATGGAAGAATCCTTAACGTGCTTGCAGCTGTAATGTCA GTTGGGGAGCCAAAGTATTTTATTACTCCAGACAAAAGAAAAGGTCAGAGGTGTGAAGTAAAGCTGTATGATGAAACAGAGATGTCTTTTCCAATAGTAtg ttggGATAATGAATCTATCCAGCTTGCACAAAGTTGGATCCCACGAGAAACAG TAATATTTGCATCAGATGTGAGAATAAATTTTGACAAATTTAGGAACTGTATGACTGCAACTGTGATATCAAAAACCATTATTACAACTAATCCAG acACAGCAGAAGCAAATATTCTCTTCAGCTTCCTAAAAGAGAGTGCACAATCGGGAGCTTTGCACGATAAAATGGAGGAGCAATCAAAAGAATCCACTAACT TGGAGACTATAGTTGATGTTTATACTGTGGAACAGCTGAAAGTAAAAGCTTTACAGAATGATGGGAAACTTGACCCTGTCTACGGCATTATTTATGGCTACATTTCTACACTGGACATTGATAATGATGCATCTAAAGTTATTCGCAACAGATG TTCAATATGCCGTTGTGTGGTGAATGAAATGTCAAACACATGCACTTTCTGTGGTGACATCTCTTCAGACTCAAAGTCAACTTTTACAAGCTTTGACATACTCGTTGATCTGTCAGATCATACAGGCACTCTTTCTTCTTGTTACCTGTCCGACTGTGTAGCTGAGGAAACATTAGGCTGCACG GTCCATGAGTTCCTAACTCTAACAGAAGACAAGAAGACTGCATTGAAATGGCACCTTCTTTTGGAACGAagcaagatttattttaaa CTTACTTTGTCACCCAGTTGGAGAACTGGATTGAAAGTGAATGTACTTTCATGCAAACTGGCAGATCCTACAGAGGCGAGTCAGAGCCtgttgcaaaaaggaaaaagattacaCTATATGGCTTGTTAA